A portion of the Clostridium gelidum genome contains these proteins:
- a CDS encoding small basic family protein: MIAVIGLLIGIILGFVLDVNISDKLSPYMSVAILACLDSVFGAIRGNLSKNFQADIFISGFFGNALLAAGLAYLGDKLGIPIYIAAVIVFGGRIFDNFAIIRRLLLEEFKIRKRNLSKKNSIEKENNDIK; this comes from the coding sequence TTGATAGCAGTAATAGGACTATTAATTGGAATAATACTTGGATTTGTACTGGATGTTAACATATCAGATAAACTGTCACCATACATGTCTGTAGCTATACTTGCATGTTTAGATTCAGTTTTTGGAGCAATTAGAGGAAATCTTTCAAAGAATTTTCAAGCCGATATATTTATATCGGGATTCTTTGGTAATGCATTACTTGCAGCAGGGCTTGCATATTTAGGAGATAAGCTTGGAATACCTATATATATAGCAGCAGTAATAGTATTTGGAGGCAGAATATTTGATAATTTTGCAATTATAAGAAGACTTTTATTAGAAGAGTTTAAAATTAGGAAGAGAAACTTATCTAAAAAAAATTCAATAGAAAAAGAAAATAATGATATTAAATAA
- a CDS encoding YggT family protein produces the protein MTYSIVTVLSGLFSLLELAIFIECIASWIPQIQGNKYMNIIHNFIYPILEPLKRLQDKLIPGLPMDFSPIIALVILNMLKRIVFGSLF, from the coding sequence ATGACATATAGTATAGTCACAGTTTTGAGTGGGTTATTTAGCTTATTAGAACTAGCTATATTCATAGAGTGTATAGCTTCATGGATTCCACAAATTCAAGGCAATAAGTATATGAATATAATACACAATTTTATTTATCCAATTTTAGAACCGCTAAAAAGGTTACAAGATAAATTAATTCCAGGATTACCAATGGATTTTTCACCAATAATTGCACTGGTTATTCTTAATATGCTTAAGAGAATTGTATTTGGAAGTCTTTTTTAA
- a CDS encoding YggS family pyridoxal phosphate-dependent enzyme — MGIKQNIEELKYKIQEDVKLLAVSKTKPLEALEEAYIAGVRDFGENKVQELVKKSENFHDDVRWHFIGQLQSNKVKYLVDNVYLIHSLASISLLNEIEKAFGKADKVANVLIQINIGREDSKSGILEENLYEFIELIEKCNHISVKGIMVIIPIGNDDSNRAYFKKTKKIFEELKEKNYNNIHMNILSMGMTHDYMTAIEEGSNLVRIGTGIFGERNYNTGGVKNE, encoded by the coding sequence ATGGGGATTAAGCAAAACATAGAAGAACTAAAATATAAAATTCAAGAAGATGTAAAGCTGTTAGCTGTTTCAAAAACAAAACCGTTAGAAGCACTAGAAGAAGCATATATAGCAGGTGTGAGAGATTTTGGAGAAAATAAAGTTCAAGAATTGGTAAAAAAATCAGAAAACTTTCATGATGATGTCAGATGGCATTTTATAGGACAGCTTCAAAGTAATAAAGTTAAGTATTTAGTAGACAATGTTTATTTGATACATTCTTTAGCTAGTATTAGTTTATTAAATGAAATAGAAAAGGCTTTTGGAAAAGCCGATAAAGTGGCGAATGTATTAATTCAAATCAATATTGGAAGAGAAGATAGCAAAAGTGGAATTTTAGAAGAAAATTTATATGAATTTATAGAATTAATTGAAAAATGCAACCATATTTCTGTAAAGGGAATAATGGTTATTATTCCAATAGGAAATGATGATAGTAATAGAGCTTATTTCAAAAAAACAAAAAAAATATTTGAAGAGCTTAAAGAAAAAAACTATAATAATATCCATATGAACATATTATCTATGGGAATGACTCATGATTATATGACAGCTATAGAAGAAGGTTCTAACTTAGTTAGAATAGGAACAGGAATATTTGGAGAAAGAAATTATAATACAGGAGGGGTAAAAAATGAGTAA
- a CDS encoding DivIVA domain-containing protein has protein sequence MKLTPMDINNKEFKKGLRGYNADEVDEFLDEVVDNYEELYKENGNLKEKLANLNEKVEHYSKIETTIQNTLILAQNAAEQAKNSAQKEAELMVKNANETAQKLTDKAHNDVIQINDEHEKVKQEFIKFRAKYRNFMNTQIETFDDLEKDFVKNYNVSDPIDDDDAVQEEIIEKEIHIAVDAIDEKEEDEEKTQKLQESNLLNDELNEIKSFFVQGE, from the coding sequence ATGAAATTAACTCCAATGGATATAAACAATAAGGAATTTAAAAAAGGACTACGAGGATACAATGCCGATGAAGTTGACGAATTTTTAGATGAAGTAGTAGATAATTATGAAGAACTTTATAAAGAAAATGGAAACTTAAAAGAGAAACTTGCCAATTTAAACGAAAAAGTAGAGCATTATTCAAAAATTGAAACTACTATACAAAACACTTTGATATTAGCACAAAATGCGGCAGAACAAGCAAAAAATTCTGCTCAAAAAGAAGCAGAATTAATGGTGAAAAATGCAAATGAAACTGCACAAAAACTTACAGATAAAGCTCATAATGATGTTATACAAATAAATGACGAACATGAAAAAGTTAAACAAGAATTTATTAAATTTAGAGCAAAATATAGAAACTTTATGAATACACAAATAGAAACATTTGATGATTTAGAAAAAGACTTTGTTAAAAATTACAATGTTTCAGATCCAATTGATGATGATGATGCAGTTCAAGAGGAAATAATAGAAAAAGAAATACATATTGCAGTAGATGCAATAGATGAGAAAGAAGAAGACGAAGAAAAGACTCAAAAATTACAAGAAAGCAATTTATTAAATGATGAATTGAATGAAATAAAAAGTTTTTTTGTTCAAGGTGAATAA
- a CDS encoding RluA family pseudouridine synthase — translation MDKNIFTVDEKDQGTRIDKYLSEVFVDKSRSFIQGLIEKDSIKVNGKVPKSNYKLKAFDEIEVIFKEPEVLKVDAEEIPLHILYEDKDLIVVNKVQGMVVHPAPGNYNGTLVNALLFHCKDLSSINGVIRPGIVHRIDKDTSGILVVAKNDESHNKLSEQLKDHSMKREYYALIEGRLKNEKGTIDKPLARNKRDRLKMGIVDDGKRAVTHYEVIERYNGYTLIKCILETGRTHQIRVHMASIGFPLVGDPLYGFKKQRFKLKGQVLHAKTLGFIHPTENKYVEFTTELPEYFIGLIDKLRNEIR, via the coding sequence ATGGATAAAAATATTTTTACAGTTGATGAAAAGGATCAGGGAACAAGAATTGATAAATATTTGTCTGAAGTTTTTGTTGATAAATCAAGATCTTTTATTCAAGGACTTATTGAAAAGGATAGTATTAAGGTTAATGGTAAAGTTCCTAAAAGCAATTATAAATTAAAGGCTTTTGATGAAATTGAAGTAATATTTAAAGAACCAGAAGTATTAAAGGTAGATGCAGAAGAAATACCTTTACACATATTATATGAAGATAAAGATTTAATAGTTGTTAATAAAGTCCAAGGGATGGTTGTACATCCTGCACCAGGTAACTATAATGGAACATTAGTTAATGCTTTACTTTTTCATTGCAAAGATTTATCTAGTATAAATGGGGTTATAAGACCTGGAATAGTTCATAGAATTGATAAGGATACATCTGGCATTTTAGTCGTTGCTAAAAATGACGAATCTCACAACAAACTTTCAGAACAATTGAAAGATCACTCTATGAAAAGGGAATATTATGCCTTAATTGAAGGAAGACTTAAAAACGAGAAGGGTACTATTGATAAACCACTTGCAAGAAATAAAAGAGATAGATTAAAGATGGGAATTGTAGATGATGGAAAGAGAGCTGTAACACATTATGAAGTTATTGAAAGATATAATGGTTATACCTTAATAAAATGTATATTAGAAACTGGTAGGACACACCAAATAAGAGTTCATATGGCATCAATTGGTTTCCCATTAGTTGGAGATCCTCTTTATGGCTTTAAAAAACAAAGATTTAAGTTAAAAGGGCAAGTGTTACATGCTAAGACTTTAGGATTTATTCATCCAACAGAAAATAAATATGTTGAATTCACTACAGAATTACCAGAGTATTTTATTGGTTTGATAGATAAATTAAGAAATGAGATTAGATGA
- the spoVE gene encoding stage V sporulation protein E produces the protein MKVIRSKRKRKMGEIDYGIFYSVALLLTIGVVMVYSASSYYSMFMFQDSMLFLKKQLISAVIGVVVMAIAMCFDYHKLKKYTLAIMIACIPLLLAVFLFKGTNGAQRWIVIGPLSLQPSEIAKYVVVLFLAVGLENKGEGVKKFTTGILPYLGVAGFYAAIVLAEKNLSIAGVIMIVTFIVLFAAGGKIKHLFGIVAPVMFAAATFFTLSSSYRSDRLLNFIDPWKDPADKGYQLIQSFYALGSGGVTGLGLGQSRQKTLYMPEPHNDFIFSIIGEELGLIGCICIITLFVIFIWRGINVAMKARDTYGTFLAIGITSIIAVQSLINIAVVTGSMPVTGVPLPFISYGGSALVINMAAVGILLNISRQIEGKEEIKEI, from the coding sequence ATGAAAGTCATTAGGTCCAAGAGAAAAAGAAAAATGGGTGAAATAGATTATGGGATATTTTATTCTGTAGCATTACTTTTAACTATAGGAGTAGTTATGGTATATTCTGCAAGTTCTTATTACTCAATGTTTATGTTTCAGGACAGTATGTTATTTTTGAAAAAACAGTTAATATCAGCAGTTATAGGAGTTGTAGTAATGGCAATTGCGATGTGTTTTGATTATCATAAGCTAAAGAAATACACATTAGCAATAATGATAGCTTGTATACCTTTATTATTAGCAGTGTTCCTTTTTAAAGGTACCAATGGAGCACAAAGATGGATTGTAATTGGACCTCTTAGTTTACAGCCATCTGAAATAGCAAAATATGTAGTAGTACTTTTTTTAGCTGTTGGCCTTGAAAATAAAGGGGAAGGTGTAAAAAAATTCACAACTGGAATACTACCTTATTTAGGTGTAGCCGGATTTTATGCAGCTATAGTACTGGCGGAGAAAAACTTAAGTATCGCAGGTGTTATAATGATTGTTACATTTATTGTACTTTTTGCAGCTGGAGGTAAAATAAAACACTTATTTGGAATTGTTGCCCCTGTCATGTTTGCAGCAGCTACTTTTTTCACACTATCATCAAGTTATAGAAGTGATAGATTGCTTAATTTTATCGATCCATGGAAAGATCCAGCAGATAAAGGATATCAATTAATACAATCATTTTATGCATTAGGTTCTGGAGGAGTTACAGGTCTTGGTCTTGGTCAATCAAGACAAAAAACATTATATATGCCAGAACCACATAATGATTTTATTTTTTCAATAATAGGCGAAGAATTAGGCCTTATAGGGTGTATATGTATAATAACTCTTTTTGTAATATTTATTTGGAGAGGAATTAATGTAGCTATGAAAGCAAGGGATACTTATGGTACTTTTCTTGCTATAGGAATCACTTCTATTATAGCAGTTCAATCTTTAATAAATATTGCAGTTGTAACAGGCTCAATGCCAGTTACAGGAGTACCACTCCCCTTTATTAGTTATGGAGGATCGGCACTTGTAATTAATATGGCAGCAGTAGGGATACTTTTAAACATATCACGGCAAATTGAAGGTAAAGAAGAGATTAAAGAAATATAA
- a CDS encoding YlmH family RNA-binding protein produces the protein MKEKINRYFTDQDRADALNLYERYLISKDKDMPMFGKNFYTPNIWSWFEKNLCSNDFKVETNGIFEDAERRMVSFNNAYKNPFPMKLIKIKNTSKFLNLTHRDFLGGILSLGIERNKIGDLLVDKNTCYVPVYEEIENFIIYNIDKISKVICKAEVIDNFELIPKVNFKEEIILVSSLRIDGVVSRIINVSRSNATEMIEQGKVLINYVKIKDKSYELKGEERITIRGFGKFILGDSIGNSKSGRIKMIIKKYT, from the coding sequence ATGAAAGAAAAAATAAACAGGTATTTTACTGATCAGGATAGAGCTGATGCTTTAAACCTTTATGAAAGATATTTGATATCTAAAGATAAAGATATGCCTATGTTTGGGAAAAATTTTTATACACCAAACATATGGTCGTGGTTTGAAAAAAATTTGTGTAGCAATGATTTCAAAGTTGAAACTAATGGAATTTTTGAAGATGCTGAAAGAAGGATGGTTTCTTTTAATAATGCATATAAAAATCCATTTCCTATGAAATTAATAAAGATTAAAAATACATCGAAATTTTTAAACCTTACCCATAGAGATTTTTTAGGCGGAATCTTATCTCTTGGTATCGAGAGAAATAAAATTGGTGATTTATTAGTGGATAAAAATACTTGTTATGTTCCAGTATATGAAGAAATAGAAAATTTTATTATATATAACATAGATAAAATTTCTAAAGTTATTTGCAAGGCAGAAGTAATTGATAATTTTGAACTTATTCCTAAAGTTAATTTTAAAGAAGAAATTATTTTAGTTTCTTCTTTAAGAATTGATGGAGTTGTTTCTAGAATTATAAATGTATCTAGATCAAATGCCACAGAAATGATAGAACAAGGCAAGGTTCTTATAAATTACGTTAAGATAAAAGATAAAAGTTATGAACTTAAAGGTGAAGAAAGAATTACCATAAGAGGTTTTGGAAAATTTATTTTAGGTGATTCTATTGGGAATAGCAAAAGTGGAAGAATAAAAATGATAATTAAAAAATATACATAG
- a CDS encoding cell division protein SepF, whose translation MSKILSKVKALLGFEDYEEYEDYEDEEYENEMRADEEIEPVITNKKNSKVVNIHTSSNAKVTITKPVDYEEATEICEALKNRRIVLVNTTVLELKIAQRLLDFISGSCYALGGELQQIEKGVYILSPSNVEVTNELKNELSTKAVFNWSK comes from the coding sequence ATGAGTAAGATTTTATCAAAGGTTAAAGCTTTATTAGGGTTTGAGGACTATGAAGAGTACGAGGATTATGAGGATGAAGAATATGAAAATGAGATGAGAGCAGATGAAGAAATAGAACCAGTTATTACAAATAAGAAAAATAGCAAAGTTGTAAACATCCATACATCTTCTAATGCAAAGGTAACAATTACTAAACCAGTTGACTACGAAGAGGCAACTGAAATTTGTGAGGCACTTAAAAACAGAAGAATAGTTTTAGTAAATACAACAGTTTTAGAATTGAAGATTGCACAAAGATTATTAGATTTTATAAGTGGTTCTTGCTATGCTTTAGGCGGAGAATTACAACAAATAGAAAAAGGTGTATATATTCTTTCACCTTCAAATGTTGAAGTAACAAATGAGCTTAAGAATGAGCTTAGTACAAAGGCAGTATTTAATTGGTCAAAATAG
- a CDS encoding DUF881 domain-containing protein, translated as MKISRSQIFVAIVCALLGFLLAYQFKVLSNKNTASNISTYDKNDMISEIENLKKQKEELVTTNSKVSDELKKMEETAAKDGDLGTDIKSQLDNARMHLGVVDVKGPGITLTITPKTSLFTSNSSNNSGDLGEDELVHIVNLLWFSGAEAININDIRITPQTGIKTAGNGVALGSAGKVYPRDKIVIKAIGDKGRLNVGISFPGSLDYKALLYYNNEIKVEDDIVIGKTTQSLKSEFIKLVKE; from the coding sequence ATGAAGATATCTAGATCTCAAATATTTGTAGCCATTGTTTGTGCACTGTTAGGCTTTTTATTAGCATATCAATTTAAGGTTTTATCTAATAAAAATACTGCATCAAACATTAGCACTTATGATAAAAATGACATGATTTCAGAAATTGAAAATTTAAAGAAGCAAAAAGAAGAGCTGGTAACAACAAATTCGAAAGTATCAGACGAACTTAAAAAAATGGAAGAAACAGCAGCCAAAGATGGTGATTTAGGCACAGATATAAAAAGTCAACTTGATAATGCTAGAATGCATCTAGGTGTAGTCGATGTTAAAGGACCAGGAATAACACTTACGATAACACCTAAAACTTCTCTATTTACATCTAATTCAAGTAATAATAGTGGAGACTTAGGTGAAGATGAATTAGTACACATAGTCAATTTACTTTGGTTTTCTGGAGCAGAGGCTATAAATATAAATGATATTAGAATAACTCCACAAACAGGCATTAAGACGGCAGGAAATGGAGTTGCACTAGGATCTGCCGGGAAAGTATATCCTAGAGATAAAATTGTAATTAAAGCAATTGGGGATAAAGGGAGACTTAATGTAGGAATCTCATTTCCAGGATCTTTAGATTATAAAGCTCTTCTTTACTATAACAATGAAATTAAAGTTGAAGATGATATAGTTATAGGAAAGACAACACAATCATTAAAAAGCGAATTTATTAAATTGGTGAAGGAATAG
- a CDS encoding flagellar motor protein, with protein sequence MDILSLLGLVVAFGSIIVGYLLAHGQILALLKLTSGIIVIGGTLGATAVSFPSKTLKKMPKVIALAFKKKEFDLQQHIIYFKDVSLKTRRDGLLSLESELTGADLDPFIKKGLQMVVDGIEPASVKSILNTKLEQLASRHDDCIEMFSAAGGYAPTMGIVGTVTSLVIVLANLADPSAMGGEIASAFVATLYGLGTANLFWLPIASKLKEINKAEIIEKEMIIEAVLLIQEGVNPNTLVSKLVGYLTDEQAKLLEDN encoded by the coding sequence ATGGACATTTTGTCACTTTTAGGTCTAGTAGTAGCCTTTGGATCTATAATAGTAGGTTATTTATTAGCACATGGTCAAATACTTGCACTACTAAAATTAACTTCTGGAATAATAGTTATAGGAGGAACACTTGGCGCAACTGCAGTTTCTTTTCCTTCAAAAACATTAAAAAAGATGCCGAAAGTAATAGCACTAGCCTTTAAAAAGAAAGAGTTTGATTTACAACAACATATCATATATTTCAAAGATGTTTCACTTAAAACTAGAAGAGATGGGCTTTTAAGTCTAGAATCGGAATTGACTGGTGCAGATTTAGATCCGTTTATAAAAAAAGGACTACAAATGGTTGTTGATGGTATAGAACCAGCATCTGTTAAAAGTATTTTAAATACTAAATTGGAACAACTTGCCTCAAGACATGATGATTGTATTGAGATGTTTTCAGCAGCTGGTGGCTATGCACCTACTATGGGTATTGTAGGAACTGTAACAAGTTTAGTTATTGTACTAGCTAATTTAGCTGATCCATCTGCAATGGGTGGAGAAATTGCTTCTGCCTTTGTAGCAACATTATACGGACTTGGTACTGCAAATCTCTTTTGGCTTCCTATTGCTAGTAAATTAAAAGAAATTAATAAGGCCGAAATTATTGAAAAAGAAATGATTATTGAAGCTGTCCTTCTCATTCAAGAAGGAGTTAATCCAAATACTTTAGTAAGTAAGCTTGTTGGTTACTTAACTGATGAACAAGCCAAATTATTAGAAGATAATTAA
- a CDS encoding DUF881 domain-containing protein: MKNNKSFFFVFIATIILGALISMNFNFEGIQSYNLNAAEYQNAVEERATLYKEIGNLKEDTIEKKNKIYNYENNYTKNDKILEDMKAQITDYEMFIGLNKIEGSGIVLNINDGKTNAREENTDEINNKLLHDNDMALILNELRMAGAEAISVNNHRIVPWSGVTCNWAFMLFDDDEMEYAPFNIYVIGDPEKLKAALLEDGSHVRELMFRKLYVNIEKIDKIIMPPTTSNANVEFMKRYESKK, translated from the coding sequence ATGAAAAATAATAAAAGTTTTTTCTTTGTTTTCATTGCAACCATAATACTCGGAGCTTTAATATCAATGAATTTTAATTTTGAAGGGATTCAATCTTATAATCTAAATGCAGCGGAGTATCAAAATGCAGTTGAAGAACGAGCTACTTTATATAAGGAAATAGGAAATTTAAAAGAAGATACTATTGAAAAGAAAAATAAAATTTATAACTATGAAAATAATTATACAAAAAATGATAAGATTCTTGAAGATATGAAAGCTCAAATTACTGATTATGAAATGTTTATTGGATTAAATAAAATAGAAGGATCAGGAATTGTATTAAATATAAATGATGGAAAGACTAATGCACGTGAAGAAAATACAGATGAAATAAACAATAAGCTTTTGCATGATAATGATATGGCATTAATATTAAATGAGCTTCGAATGGCTGGAGCAGAAGCTATTAGTGTTAATAATCATAGAATTGTTCCGTGGTCTGGTGTAACATGCAACTGGGCATTTATGTTGTTTGATGATGACGAAATGGAATATGCTCCTTTTAATATTTATGTTATAGGAGATCCTGAAAAATTAAAGGCAGCTCTTTTAGAAGATGGAAGTCATGTTCGGGAACTTATGTTTAGAAAGCTTTATGTGAACATAGAAAAAATAGATAAAATAATCATGCCACCAACAACATCAAATGCAAATGTTGAATTTATGAAGAGATATGAGAGCAAAAAATAA
- the pyrR gene encoding bifunctional pyr operon transcriptional regulator/uracil phosphoribosyltransferase PyrR yields the protein MKLKAVLLDEKAIDRTLIRVSHEIIERNKGVEDLVLLGIKTRGYPLAKRIANYIKGIEGKEVPVGSVDITLYRDDLDISKENLEIRNIDLGLEIKDKKIVIIDDVLYTGRTVRAAIDAIIDVNRPTVIQLAVLIDRGHKELPIRADYVGKNIPTSKSEAIEVYLKETDGEDCVKIYDSNDTE from the coding sequence ATGAAATTGAAAGCAGTTCTATTGGATGAGAAGGCTATAGATAGAACATTAATAAGAGTTTCTCATGAAATAATAGAAAGAAATAAAGGGGTAGAGGATTTAGTTTTGCTTGGAATTAAAACTAGAGGATATCCACTTGCAAAGAGAATTGCAAATTATATTAAAGGAATTGAAGGGAAAGAAGTTCCAGTTGGTTCTGTAGATATAACTTTATATAGAGATGATTTAGATATTTCAAAGGAAAATTTAGAAATTAGAAATATAGATTTGGGACTTGAAATAAAAGACAAGAAAATAGTTATAATAGATGATGTTTTATACACTGGTAGAACAGTTAGAGCTGCAATAGATGCTATTATAGATGTAAATAGACCTACAGTTATTCAATTAGCAGTTCTTATAGATAGAGGTCACAAGGAATTACCTATTAGAGCTGATTATGTAGGAAAGAATATTCCTACTTCAAAAAGTGAAGCTATAGAAGTTTATTTAAAAGAAACTGATGGAGAAGATTGTGTTAAAATATATGATTCAAATGATACTGAGTAA
- a CDS encoding cell division protein FtsQ/DivIB → MIKTKNNKFILKAKRRRKVRRIFITIIILIIGGIIFATKSNIFIIKKVAVLGSPTMSGEDVKKRTENLIGQNIFYINENNIINEAKKNPYVKNVEISKTYPKQVNIKISEKLGIYYVDKDGYKYILDSESNLLEKTDNVENRSLVNVIGINLKDVELGNKTLDNSRMLEFLDVFYQIIKNNPTNYNINVIDVTDLMNIKVYIGNVEGRLGNDENIPDKMNKLLHIIENPSIGIVKGYVDVGFNGAPIYYKE, encoded by the coding sequence ATGATAAAAACAAAAAATAATAAATTTATTTTAAAAGCAAAACGTAGAAGAAAAGTGAGAAGAATATTTATAACAATTATAATTTTGATTATTGGAGGAATAATTTTTGCAACTAAATCAAATATCTTTATTATTAAAAAGGTTGCAGTACTCGGAAGCCCGACCATGAGTGGAGAGGATGTAAAAAAAAGAACAGAGAATTTAATTGGTCAGAATATTTTCTATATAAATGAAAATAATATAATAAACGAAGCTAAGAAAAATCCGTATGTAAAAAATGTTGAAATTAGCAAAACGTATCCAAAACAAGTTAATATTAAAATTTCAGAAAAGCTTGGAATATATTATGTGGATAAAGATGGCTATAAATATATTTTAGATAGTGAATCAAATTTGCTAGAAAAAACAGATAATGTTGAAAATAGAAGTTTGGTAAATGTTATAGGAATAAACTTGAAAGATGTTGAATTAGGTAATAAAACATTAGACAATAGCAGGATGTTAGAATTTTTGGATGTTTTTTATCAAATTATAAAAAATAATCCGACTAATTATAATATAAATGTTATTGATGTAACGGATTTGATGAATATAAAGGTGTATATTGGTAATGTGGAAGGAAGACTTGGAAATGACGAAAATATACCAGATAAAATGAATAAGCTACTACATATAATTGAAAATCCAAGTATTGGGATTGTTAAAGGGTATGTGGATGTAGGATTTAATGGTGCGCCTATATATTATAAAGAATGA
- a CDS encoding OmpA family protein, which translates to MKRIKKEKDNSERWMLSYLDFITLLMIFFLMMYAMSTVDSSKATALAKSLKVGFNSGNGENIIAVSDDTNAPPKVVDQETLDALAETEKLEDIKKKVDELVNNSELKGSVTTTIQERGLLISFNDSVFFNSGEANIKTDWQGKLKSISKVLNGLDNYIRVEGHTDNVAINTDYFPSNWQLSSVRAANVVQFLITQGSVRADRLSSVGYGEYRPIKSNATDAGKSSNRRVDIVILNTKLNNSETPQ; encoded by the coding sequence ATGAAGAGAATAAAAAAAGAAAAAGATAATTCTGAGAGATGGATGCTTTCTTACTTAGATTTTATAACCTTACTTATGATTTTCTTTCTAATGATGTATGCAATGTCTACTGTCGATAGTAGCAAAGCTACAGCTCTTGCAAAGTCATTAAAAGTAGGGTTTAATTCTGGGAATGGAGAAAATATTATAGCAGTATCTGATGATACCAATGCTCCCCCTAAAGTAGTGGATCAAGAAACATTAGATGCTTTAGCTGAAACCGAAAAACTAGAGGATATTAAAAAGAAAGTAGATGAACTTGTAAATAATTCAGAATTGAAAGGAAGTGTTACTACAACAATTCAAGAAAGAGGACTATTAATAAGCTTTAATGATAGTGTATTTTTTAATAGTGGTGAAGCTAATATTAAAACTGACTGGCAAGGTAAATTAAAGTCTATATCAAAAGTTTTAAATGGACTCGATAATTACATACGTGTTGAGGGGCATACGGATAACGTTGCAATTAACACAGATTACTTTCCTTCCAATTGGCAACTTTCATCAGTAAGAGCGGCAAATGTAGTTCAATTTTTAATTACTCAAGGAAGTGTTCGTGCAGACAGATTATCATCTGTAGGATATGGAGAATATCGACCAATTAAAAGTAATGCTACTGATGCTGGAAAATCGTCAAATAGACGAGTTGATATAGTAATATTAAATACTAAACTTAATAATTCAGAAACTCCACAATAA